A DNA window from Acetilactobacillus jinshanensis contains the following coding sequences:
- a CDS encoding phosphoketolase family protein, whose amino-acid sequence MAVNYDSKQYLKDNEKYWQAANYLSVGQLYLRNNPLLKHPLTAKDVKVHPLGHWGTIVSQNFIYANLNRVIKKYNLNMFYIEGSGHGGQVMISNSYLDGSYSEIYPSVSDDEKGMAKLFKQFSFPGGVASHAAPETPGSIHEGGELGYSLSHGVGAIFDNPDVIAAVEIGDGESETGPLCASWFSDKFINPVTDGAVLPIINLNGFKISNPTILARMDDKSLAEYYHGMGWDPHFVEVKGWDPRDHKNDPDDPKNVDDVFEQMEKVMDHCIVEIKNIQKYARTKETADTAKLPRWPMIVVRTPKGWTGPKKNFQGLPVEDSSRAHQVPLPISAVDMSHVDVLEKWLKSYHPEELFNKDGSVKDSIRNMAPKGKQRMAMNPITNGGINPKPLRLPDYRKFALHFKTPGSIKGQDMANWSKWIAEVMKLNPHNFRGWGPDESESNRLFDVLKTTNRQFMEQIDKPNDADIAHSGRLIDSQLSEHQCEGWLEGYSLTGRHGFFNTYEAFGRVVDSMLTQHYKWLEKSTTGKAAAWRRPIPSINIVDTSTAFQQNHNGFTHQDPGLLNHLAEKKLDYINEYLPSDTNTLLAVGNKAFQQYNTINLLVTSKQPRPQWFSIDEATKLVDNGLGVVDWASTDGNNEPDVVMAASGCEPTRETFAAIDILHKNFPSLKIRCVNVVDLIKLFNPKYTKKGISDKEFDSIFTKNKPVVFAFHGYESLLKDIFFDRHNKNLHAHGYRENGDITTPFDMPVLNKMDRFDLAKEVVQDVPSLAGKSADFQSKMDSILNKHYYYIRDHGTDLPEVVNWKWTPVNNDK is encoded by the coding sequence ATGGCTGTCAATTACGATTCTAAGCAATACTTAAAGGACAACGAAAAGTACTGGCAAGCTGCTAACTACTTATCCGTTGGTCAACTTTATCTTCGTAATAACCCATTATTAAAGCACCCATTGACCGCTAAAGATGTTAAAGTCCATCCGTTAGGTCACTGGGGTACGATTGTATCTCAAAACTTTATTTACGCGAACTTAAACCGTGTAATCAAGAAGTACAATCTAAACATGTTCTACATCGAAGGTTCAGGTCATGGTGGTCAAGTAATGATCTCCAACTCCTACCTTGATGGCAGTTATTCTGAAATTTATCCAAGCGTATCTGATGATGAAAAAGGTATGGCTAAATTATTCAAGCAATTCTCATTCCCAGGTGGAGTTGCTTCACATGCCGCACCAGAAACACCAGGTTCCATCCATGAAGGTGGAGAATTAGGTTATTCTCTATCCCATGGTGTTGGTGCTATCTTTGATAACCCTGACGTAATCGCCGCTGTTGAAATCGGTGATGGTGAATCTGAAACTGGTCCTTTATGTGCATCATGGTTCTCTGACAAGTTCATTAACCCTGTCACTGATGGTGCCGTATTACCAATCATCAACTTAAACGGATTCAAGATTTCTAACCCAACTATCTTAGCTCGTATGGACGATAAGAGCTTAGCTGAATATTACCATGGCATGGGCTGGGACCCTCACTTCGTTGAAGTTAAAGGTTGGGATCCTAGAGACCACAAGAATGATCCTGATGACCCTAAGAACGTCGATGACGTTTTCGAACAGATGGAAAAGGTCATGGATCACTGTATCGTAGAAATCAAGAACATTCAGAAGTACGCACGTACTAAAGAAACTGCCGACACCGCTAAATTACCTCGTTGGCCAATGATCGTTGTACGTACTCCTAAAGGTTGGACTGGTCCGAAGAAGAACTTCCAAGGTCTTCCGGTCGAAGATTCTTCTCGTGCCCACCAAGTTCCGTTACCGATTTCTGCCGTTGACATGTCTCATGTTGACGTATTAGAAAAATGGTTAAAGTCCTACCATCCAGAAGAATTATTCAACAAGGATGGTTCTGTTAAGGACTCAATCCGTAACATGGCACCTAAAGGTAAGCAACGTATGGCCATGAACCCTATCACCAATGGTGGTATCAATCCAAAGCCATTACGCTTACCTGACTACCGTAAGTTCGCATTACACTTCAAGACACCTGGTTCCATTAAAGGCCAAGACATGGCTAACTGGTCCAAGTGGATCGCTGAAGTAATGAAGTTGAACCCACATAACTTCCGTGGTTGGGGTCCTGATGAATCAGAATCCAACCGTCTGTTCGACGTATTAAAGACGACTAACCGTCAGTTCATGGAACAGATTGATAAGCCTAACGATGCTGATATCGCTCACTCTGGTCGTTTAATTGATTCTCAATTATCCGAACATCAGTGTGAAGGCTGGTTAGAAGGTTACTCCTTAACTGGTCGTCATGGCTTCTTCAACACTTACGAAGCATTCGGCCGTGTTGTTGATTCCATGCTTACTCAGCATTACAAGTGGTTAGAAAAGTCCACGACTGGTAAAGCCGCTGCTTGGCGTCGTCCAATTCCATCTATCAACATCGTTGATACTTCTACCGCATTCCAGCAGAACCATAATGGATTCACTCACCAAGATCCAGGTCTTTTGAACCACTTAGCTGAAAAGAAGTTAGACTACATTAACGAATACTTACCATCCGATACCAATACCTTATTGGCAGTTGGTAACAAAGCATTCCAGCAGTATAACACCATTAACTTATTAGTTACTTCTAAGCAGCCTCGTCCTCAATGGTTCAGCATTGACGAAGCTACTAAGTTAGTTGACAATGGTTTAGGTGTTGTTGACTGGGCTTCTACTGATGGTAATAACGAACCTGATGTTGTTATGGCCGCATCTGGTTGTGAACCTACTCGTGAAACCTTTGCCGCTATCGACATCTTACACAAGAACTTCCCTAGCTTGAAGATTCGTTGTGTCAATGTCGTTGACTTGATCAAGTTATTCAACCCTAAGTACACCAAGAAGGGTATCAGTGACAAAGAATTCGACAGCATCTTCACTAAGAACAAGCCAGTCGTATTCGCATTCCATGGTTATGAATCCTTATTAAAGGACATCTTCTTTGACCGTCACAACAAGAACTTACATGCTCATGGTTACCGTGAAAACGGTGATATTACTACACCATTCGACATGCCTGTCTTGAACAAGATGGATCGTTTCGACTTAGCTAAAGAAGTTGTTCAGGATGTACCATCCTTAGCTGGTAAGTCTGCTGACTTCCAGAGTAAGATGGACAGCATCTTAAATAAGCATTACTACTACATTCGTGACCACGGTACTGATTTACCAGAAGTTGTTAACTGGAAATGGACTCCAGTCAACAATGACAAGTAA
- a CDS encoding aminoacyl-tRNA deacylase, with translation MSKKKNRIKKTLVEKMLGAHKIPYKPFVIPTKQINDVQQMVLKGTGLDEHRVYKTLVLSGKKTGPLVGVVPLDMYLNEKALAKASGNKKVEMIPLKKLRKTSGYQHGANTPIGIYERDHYPIFFSDIAKKQGEILVSSGEIGRSVEVNAEDVAKMTHAKFAPIARTSKP, from the coding sequence ATGTCAAAAAAGAAAAATCGCATCAAAAAGACGCTAGTCGAAAAAATGTTAGGTGCGCACAAAATCCCCTACAAGCCGTTCGTCATCCCAACTAAACAGATTAACGACGTTCAGCAGATGGTCCTAAAGGGTACCGGACTTGATGAACATCGCGTCTACAAGACTTTAGTCCTAAGCGGTAAAAAGACCGGCCCATTAGTCGGTGTCGTCCCGTTAGATATGTACCTAAACGAAAAGGCCCTTGCTAAGGCGTCTGGTAACAAGAAAGTCGAAATGATCCCATTAAAAAAGCTTCGTAAGACCAGTGGTTATCAGCACGGTGCCAACACTCCCATCGGAATCTACGAACGGGATCACTACCCGATCTTCTTTAGTGATATCGCTAAAAAGCAGGGTGAGATCTTAGTTTCATCCGGTGAAATCGGTCGTTCCGTTGAAGTCAACGCTGAAGACGTTGCTAAGATGACGCACGCCAAGTTTGCACCAATCGCTCGAACATCGAAACCTTAA
- a CDS encoding HD domain-containing protein, which produces MKPDFNAMKKFARQRMSQDRSGHSFDHVQRVVNTTCKLLQQTPQADPLITKSAAYLHDTIDDKLVNDPAKAQQDLINKLKQWYYSTGQINKIMLIITHMSFSDNLQHHYHLPVEGQLVQDADRLDAIGAIGIARAFCFGGHVGEKMYDPKLKPRIHMTKAKERNYTQGTTINHFYEKLLKIKDDLNTAAAKQLAQGRQEVMIRFLREFKNEWNGKE; this is translated from the coding sequence ATGAAACCTGATTTTAATGCAATGAAGAAATTTGCAAGACAACGAATGTCACAAGATCGAAGTGGGCACAGCTTTGACCATGTTCAGCGAGTTGTTAACACGACGTGTAAACTTCTGCAGCAAACTCCACAAGCCGATCCGTTAATTACAAAGTCGGCTGCATATTTACACGATACGATCGATGATAAGTTAGTGAATGATCCGGCAAAAGCTCAACAAGATCTGATAAATAAACTGAAGCAATGGTATTATTCAACAGGCCAGATTAATAAGATCATGCTGATTATCACCCATATGTCATTCAGCGACAATCTTCAGCATCATTATCATTTGCCAGTTGAGGGTCAATTGGTTCAGGATGCCGACCGTTTAGACGCCATTGGGGCGATCGGGATCGCTAGGGCGTTCTGTTTTGGTGGTCACGTTGGTGAAAAGATGTATGATCCAAAACTGAAACCCCGGATTCATATGACGAAAGCTAAAGAACGTAATTATACTCAGGGGACCACCATTAATCACTTCTATGAGAAATTACTCAAAATAAAAGACGACCTTAATACTGCTGCAGCAAAGCAGTTGGCTCAAGGTCGTCAAGAAGTTATGATTCGATTTTTACGTGAGTTTAAAAACGAGTGGAACGGAAAAGAATAA
- a CDS encoding universal stress protein, with protein MDLTPLNKTYKRILVGVDDSDDAQLAFHYAINYAKENNVTLIIASIWESQDLNSYQALNHNFVNGSKEDVLNRLKIYKKYAEKQGVKNVITVTGEGHPGKQIVKKIIPETKADLLIIGSLSYKGFRKHLGTQAGYMSKFAPISVMVVR; from the coding sequence ATGGATCTAACGCCACTCAACAAGACTTACAAAAGAATTTTGGTCGGTGTGGATGATTCTGATGACGCACAGTTAGCTTTCCATTACGCAATTAATTATGCCAAAGAAAATAACGTAACGTTAATTATTGCGTCAATCTGGGAATCCCAGGATTTAAATTCTTATCAAGCCTTAAACCATAATTTTGTTAACGGTAGTAAGGAAGACGTTCTTAACCGCCTTAAGATTTATAAGAAATATGCTGAAAAACAGGGTGTTAAAAACGTTATTACCGTTACGGGTGAAGGTCATCCTGGTAAGCAGATCGTTAAAAAAATTATTCCAGAAACCAAAGCTGATTTATTAATTATCGGTTCATTATCCTACAAAGGTTTCCGTAAACACTTAGGGACCCAAGCCGGTTACATGTCAAAGTTTGCTCCGATTTCTGTAATGGTCGTTCGTTAA
- a CDS encoding HAD-IC family P-type ATPase, translating into MANSHLNPNQGLTIEQVMDRINHHQVNYHPKSLTRSVGAIVWGNTFTLFNIVNLALGALVFYTGSYKNLLFLIIAIANTIIGTFQEIRSKHRIDQMALLSQGRIMVCRNSKIERLLPSQIVKDDVIILRLGDQVPVDGKIIQTRALEVNESQITGEPDTINKEDGDPIVSGSVVISGSARMVATKVGSKAFVNQLSNQARTSHEKSSKLLNIIKTIIRILTYVIVPLGIALFSSKIIQGLSTNKAILGTVAAMIGMIPEGLVLLSSVTLAVSAMKLARHHVLVRSLPAIETLARADVLCLDKTGTITTGRLKMRHVIPLGNYRVDEIKKALGTMIHAIDDTDSTAEALKLQLNSTHEIAQKVVPFSSIRKWSGAEFKSGNYILGAPQWISQLSPELKTKIEHYAHQGYRVVGFAKTTRPITKAVGHAHMIALILITDIIRPNARRIFKYFVKQGVRLNVISGDDPVTASSVAYQAGIPNSDKLIDMSTVRPDQDYRWIVKHYRVFGRVKPEQKQRLIKALQEDGHTVGMTGDGVNDILALKQADCGIAMATGSESTKSIANFVLMHSDFAAMANVLGEGRRVTNNVANVASLYLIKTMYSLALTCLFIFASRDYPFQPIQLTPISTFMIGIPTFFLALEPNYDRISHQFTEKIVKVAVPAAITIIAYILLDEMISKILTLPYFEASSINVILTGTICWLALIKVSKPLSRFKLMIIIATAIFFTLTFLVWGHLFNLYEIYEFHEPLLVIGMAITTYPALILVQSVVKMIYRIFWHSSRRR; encoded by the coding sequence ATGGCCAATTCGCATTTAAATCCCAATCAGGGCTTAACAATTGAACAGGTGATGGACCGAATCAATCATCATCAGGTGAACTATCATCCTAAATCATTGACCCGCAGCGTGGGTGCAATCGTCTGGGGTAATACCTTTACGCTTTTCAATATCGTCAATCTAGCGTTAGGTGCATTGGTCTTTTACACCGGAAGTTATAAGAACCTGTTGTTTCTGATCATTGCAATCGCGAACACCATTATTGGAACCTTTCAGGAAATCCGTTCAAAACACCGAATTGACCAGATGGCGTTGCTTTCACAGGGCCGAATCATGGTATGCCGAAATTCAAAGATTGAACGCTTATTGCCGTCCCAGATCGTAAAGGATGACGTAATCATCTTGCGATTAGGTGATCAGGTCCCAGTCGACGGTAAGATTATTCAGACCCGAGCCTTAGAAGTTAACGAATCCCAGATTACCGGGGAACCGGACACCATTAATAAAGAAGACGGTGATCCGATTGTTTCAGGGAGCGTCGTCATCAGTGGCAGTGCCAGGATGGTTGCCACTAAAGTTGGCAGTAAAGCCTTTGTTAATCAGTTGTCGAATCAAGCTCGGACCAGTCATGAAAAAAGTAGTAAACTGCTTAACATCATTAAGACGATCATTCGAATTTTAACCTATGTGATCGTGCCGTTAGGCATTGCGCTATTTTCATCGAAGATTATTCAGGGTCTTTCAACTAATAAAGCGATTTTAGGAACGGTCGCCGCGATGATTGGGATGATTCCTGAAGGGTTAGTCCTTTTGTCTTCAGTCACCTTAGCCGTATCCGCCATGAAATTAGCTCGGCACCACGTCCTGGTGCGGAGTTTACCGGCCATTGAAACTTTAGCTCGAGCCGATGTTCTGTGCCTTGATAAGACCGGGACCATTACGACCGGTCGGTTAAAGATGCGTCATGTTATACCGTTAGGTAACTACCGAGTTGATGAGATTAAAAAAGCTCTGGGCACCATGATCCACGCCATTGATGATACCGACTCCACGGCGGAGGCCTTAAAACTGCAGTTAAACAGTACCCATGAGATAGCTCAAAAGGTTGTACCGTTTTCGTCAATTCGGAAGTGGAGCGGAGCCGAATTTAAATCCGGTAATTATATCCTGGGCGCTCCGCAATGGATTAGTCAATTATCACCAGAATTGAAAACTAAGATTGAGCACTATGCGCACCAGGGTTATCGAGTTGTTGGCTTTGCTAAAACCACACGACCAATTACAAAAGCTGTTGGCCATGCTCATATGATCGCCTTGATTTTAATTACGGATATTATTCGACCCAACGCCAGACGGATATTTAAGTACTTCGTTAAGCAGGGCGTTCGTCTGAACGTTATTTCAGGGGATGATCCGGTCACGGCATCGAGCGTTGCTTATCAAGCTGGAATTCCCAATTCTGATAAGTTGATTGACATGTCAACGGTTCGTCCCGATCAAGATTACCGTTGGATTGTGAAACATTACCGAGTCTTCGGTCGCGTTAAGCCGGAACAGAAGCAACGGCTAATTAAAGCTTTGCAGGAAGACGGTCATACGGTCGGGATGACCGGTGACGGAGTCAATGATATTTTGGCTTTAAAACAGGCTGACTGTGGAATTGCGATGGCAACCGGCAGTGAAAGTACCAAGAGTATTGCGAACTTCGTTTTGATGCACTCGGACTTTGCAGCCATGGCCAATGTCTTAGGTGAAGGGCGACGAGTTACTAATAACGTGGCTAACGTGGCTTCACTTTATCTAATTAAAACTATGTATTCACTGGCGTTGACGTGTCTATTCATCTTTGCGTCCCGTGACTATCCATTTCAGCCGATTCAATTGACGCCGATCAGTACCTTTATGATTGGGATTCCGACCTTCTTCCTGGCGTTGGAGCCAAATTACGACCGAATTTCCCATCAATTTACCGAAAAGATCGTTAAGGTCGCGGTACCTGCCGCTATCACCATCATTGCGTATATCTTACTTGATGAAATGATCAGTAAGATTTTGACCCTGCCTTATTTTGAAGCATCGTCAATCAACGTCATCTTGACTGGGACGATCTGCTGGTTAGCCCTGATTAAGGTGTCCAAGCCACTAAGCCGATTTAAATTGATGATCATTATTGCGACCGCCATCTTCTTTACCCTAACGTTCCTGGTCTGGGGCCACCTGTTTAACCTTTATGAAATTTACGAGTTCCACGAGCCGTTACTGGTTATCGGAATGGCAATTACTACTTATCCCGCTTTAATTTTGGTACAATCAGTCGTGAAAATGATTTATCGAATCTTCTGGCACTCTTCAAGGAGGAGATAA
- a CDS encoding aldo/keto reductase produces the protein MKIQSIRDTVTLADGQKMPMEGFGTYKLVSQDVMDRAIKTAWESGYRLFDTAQFYHNEKQLGNALQKLNVPRDQYFLTTKIPEPKQGYQSTLKAVDESLANLQTDYLNLVLIHWPIHSEFFNTWRALEKAKADGKVKSIGVSNYHRTHLEYLHTQAKEMPVVNQIENHPYLSQQPMVDFDRQSHIVTPAWSPMGRGAVLNDPTIGKIAKAHGKSTAQIVLRWHLQRGVAIIPKSKTPSRIKENADLYDFQLSNHEIKMMNGLNRNQRTGDDPELVYEIEHQY, from the coding sequence ATGAAAATTCAATCCATTCGCGACACCGTAACGTTAGCTGATGGTCAAAAGATGCCCATGGAAGGCTTCGGTACCTATAAGTTAGTATCACAAGACGTTATGGACCGTGCCATCAAAACCGCATGGGAAAGCGGCTACCGTCTTTTTGATACCGCTCAGTTTTACCACAACGAAAAACAATTAGGTAACGCCCTTCAAAAGCTCAACGTTCCTCGTGATCAATACTTTTTAACCACTAAGATCCCGGAACCAAAACAGGGCTATCAGTCCACGTTAAAAGCCGTTGACGAATCATTAGCTAATCTCCAGACGGACTACTTAAACCTAGTCTTAATCCACTGGCCAATTCATTCCGAATTCTTTAACACCTGGCGAGCTTTAGAAAAGGCTAAGGCTGACGGCAAAGTTAAGTCCATTGGGGTCAGTAATTATCATCGCACTCATTTAGAATATTTACACACCCAAGCCAAGGAAATGCCGGTCGTTAACCAAATTGAAAACCATCCCTACTTAAGTCAGCAACCGATGGTCGATTTTGATCGTCAATCCCACATCGTAACCCCGGCTTGGAGCCCAATGGGCCGTGGTGCCGTTTTAAACGACCCAACCATCGGTAAGATTGCTAAAGCACATGGCAAATCAACTGCCCAGATCGTTTTACGTTGGCACTTACAGCGCGGTGTCGCCATTATTCCAAAGTCCAAAACACCTTCACGGATCAAAGAAAACGCTGATCTTTACGATTTCCAGTTATCCAATCATGAAATAAAGATGATGAACGGTTTAAACCGGAATCAGCGAACTGGTGACGATCCGGAATTAGTTTATGAAATCGAACATCAATACTAA
- a CDS encoding dicarboxylate/amino acid:cation symporter produces the protein MKKSSKRFFHMPTLGTQILIGLFLGIGIGFLLYHNQMAIMAMQNIGTIFINLIQMIVLPIIVSCLTVGIASIGSMKRLGRIGLKTIIYFEVMTTVALAVGLFVGNIFHPGTLINIHSLHSFNISQYVSVAHTASKGGFWGFVINMIPTNIFKSLAQGNMLAVIVFSVFFGLGVTAVGKQGHILVTFMSSVAKVMFKIVDWIMHIAPLGVFALMGATVAQMGLKSLLPLGYFVALAYGAMIFFVLVCLGLVARIFKFRIMKLLRVIKEEVVLAFTTASSEVALPKNMQRMVKLGVKKAIANFVIPVGYTFNLDGSAIYQSLGVLFLAQAYHLDLSIGKQIVIMLVLMVTSKGMAGVPSASFVVLLTTASTIGIPMSGLALIAGIDRLVDMGRTAVNVVGNSLATAVIGKSEHAFDMNQAHSYYREVVEDPKKAEKI, from the coding sequence ATGAAAAAGAGTTCAAAACGATTTTTCCATATGCCAACCCTAGGCACTCAGATCTTAATTGGTCTGTTTCTAGGGATTGGGATTGGATTTCTGTTGTATCATAACCAGATGGCGATTATGGCGATGCAGAATATTGGGACGATCTTCATTAATCTAATTCAAATGATCGTCTTACCGATCATCGTTTCTTGTTTGACCGTCGGGATTGCCAGTATTGGTAGTATGAAACGGTTAGGACGAATCGGTCTAAAGACCATCATTTATTTTGAAGTCATGACGACCGTTGCCTTAGCCGTTGGTCTATTTGTTGGTAACATTTTCCATCCAGGAACTTTAATCAACATTCATTCCTTACACAGCTTTAACATTTCACAATACGTTTCCGTTGCCCACACCGCTTCTAAAGGTGGCTTCTGGGGATTCGTAATTAACATGATTCCAACTAACATCTTCAAGTCGTTAGCTCAAGGTAACATGTTAGCCGTAATCGTATTCAGTGTATTCTTCGGTTTAGGTGTTACCGCCGTTGGTAAACAAGGTCACATCTTAGTTACGTTCATGAGTTCCGTTGCCAAGGTAATGTTCAAGATCGTTGACTGGATTATGCACATTGCTCCACTAGGTGTTTTTGCCTTAATGGGTGCAACCGTTGCTCAGATGGGACTCAAGTCATTATTACCACTTGGGTACTTCGTTGCTTTAGCCTATGGTGCCATGATCTTCTTCGTTTTAGTTTGCCTAGGTTTAGTTGCTAGAATCTTCAAGTTCAGAATTATGAAGCTGTTAAGAGTAATTAAGGAAGAAGTTGTCTTAGCATTTACCACCGCTAGTTCCGAAGTTGCTTTACCAAAGAACATGCAGCGAATGGTTAAGTTAGGTGTTAAGAAAGCCATCGCTAACTTCGTCATTCCAGTTGGCTATACCTTTAACTTAGATGGTTCTGCTATCTACCAGTCATTGGGTGTTCTGTTCTTAGCACAGGCTTATCACTTGGACCTATCCATTGGTAAGCAGATCGTGATCATGCTGGTATTAATGGTTACTAGTAAAGGTATGGCCGGTGTACCAAGTGCTTCATTCGTTGTTTTACTAACTACCGCTTCAACCATCGGCATTCCGATGTCAGGTTTAGCTTTGATTGCCGGGATTGACCGATTAGTTGATATGGGTCGTACCGCAGTCAACGTGGTTGGTAATTCATTAGCTACCGCCGTTATCGGTAAATCTGAACATGCTTTCGACATGAATCAGGCTCACAGTTATTACCGTGAAGTCGTGGAGGATCCGAAGAAAGCTGAAAAGATTTAA
- a CDS encoding DUF975 family protein yields MNSTRRQLKQHARNMLNPNFGFFAALIFPSFILAFLSSINGNIVFKRVMYSNTSFSVWMGSDSVSTLIDIIGYLLITSVALVCLDLVRGKRSCEHGIEQSTTIFHNGNYFMGALIIGFLRIMWQFFWSLLLIFPGIIKQLAYSQAIYIYKDAVDSGHRMKYWDAITKSRHLMNGHKWELFVIQLSFLGWFIISVLTFSIADFWVQPYYRLTLANFYQKLITDPDNK; encoded by the coding sequence ATGAATTCAACTCGTCGTCAGTTAAAACAGCACGCGAGAAACATGTTAAATCCGAATTTTGGGTTCTTTGCGGCTTTAATTTTCCCATCATTCATCCTTGCGTTTTTAAGTAGTATTAATGGGAATATCGTTTTCAAACGTGTCATGTATTCTAATACATCATTTAGTGTCTGGATGGGCAGTGATTCAGTATCAACCCTTATTGATATTATCGGTTACCTGTTAATCACCAGCGTTGCTTTGGTCTGCTTAGACTTAGTCAGAGGCAAACGGTCATGTGAGCACGGAATCGAGCAGTCGACCACGATTTTCCATAATGGTAATTACTTTATGGGAGCACTTATCATCGGTTTCTTACGAATAATGTGGCAATTCTTCTGGTCCCTGCTCCTTATTTTTCCAGGGATCATTAAGCAACTAGCCTACTCTCAGGCGATTTATATCTATAAGGATGCCGTTGATTCCGGCCATCGCATGAAATATTGGGACGCCATCACTAAGAGTCGCCATTTAATGAACGGTCATAAGTGGGAACTATTCGTAATCCAGTTAAGTTTCCTAGGCTGGTTTATCATCTCAGTTTTGACCTTCTCGATAGCTGATTTCTGGGTCCAGCCCTACTATCGTTTAACGTTAGCTAACTTCTATCAGAAATTAATTACTGATCCTGATAACAAGTAA
- a CDS encoding ammonium transporter translates to MNAANTFFVIMSAILVLFMTPGLAFFYGGLVSKKNVVNTTFSVFIITGIAILLWIAFGYNLSFVGDFHGIIGSFHHLFLHGVNLKALMPQTHIPTGAYMMFEMMFAVITPALFVGAVVGRMRFRFLLLFIVLWSILVYYPMAHMVWSPTGFLAKLGVLDFAGGTVVHINAGVTAFVLAVFLGRRLNYKHKIIHYNLIWVVLGATILWIGWYGFNAGSALAVNNVAMQAALTTTVSTGTAMMTWMALDRIFHGNPTLAGVSTGTLCGLVGITPAAGYVTVWGSFWIGLISTLFSYFFVNYIKGRIKLDDTLDAFGCHGVSGIVGSILTGVFATSSINSVVKHNGLFYGGGMHQFLLQLGVTAFTIIFVVIMDIIIIKVLELFVPIRVSKYMEKIGMDPLENSESADYLVNTIDPTFIKVARQRQQARKAHQNSQHK, encoded by the coding sequence GTGAATGCTGCAAACACATTTTTTGTAATTATGTCAGCAATTCTGGTGCTGTTTATGACACCAGGGCTGGCCTTTTTCTATGGTGGTTTAGTATCTAAGAAAAACGTTGTCAATACTACGTTTTCTGTATTTATTATTACTGGGATTGCGATCTTACTGTGGATTGCCTTTGGCTATAATTTATCATTCGTAGGTGATTTCCACGGAATCATTGGCAGTTTCCATCATTTATTCTTACATGGCGTCAACCTTAAAGCGTTAATGCCACAAACTCATATTCCGACTGGAGCTTACATGATGTTTGAAATGATGTTTGCTGTAATTACACCAGCACTGTTCGTTGGTGCCGTTGTTGGCCGGATGCGTTTCCGTTTTCTACTATTATTTATCGTTTTATGGTCTATCTTGGTATATTACCCAATGGCCCACATGGTATGGAGCCCCACTGGTTTCTTAGCTAAGTTAGGTGTTCTAGACTTTGCTGGTGGGACCGTTGTTCACATCAATGCCGGAGTTACTGCATTTGTCCTGGCAGTATTCCTGGGCCGTCGTTTGAACTATAAGCATAAGATCATTCATTATAATTTGATCTGGGTCGTATTAGGTGCCACCATTCTATGGATTGGCTGGTACGGCTTTAACGCCGGTTCAGCATTAGCCGTTAATAACGTTGCTATGCAAGCTGCATTAACGACAACTGTTTCAACCGGGACTGCTATGATGACCTGGATGGCCCTTGACCGGATTTTCCATGGTAATCCAACATTAGCCGGTGTTAGTACTGGTACCCTGTGTGGTCTAGTTGGAATTACTCCAGCCGCTGGTTACGTTACCGTCTGGGGCTCGTTCTGGATTGGCTTAATCTCGACATTATTCAGCTACTTCTTTGTTAATTACATTAAAGGTCGCATTAAGTTAGATGATACTTTAGATGCCTTCGGCTGCCACGGTGTTAGTGGAATTGTCGGAAGTATCTTAACTGGAGTATTTGCAACCAGCAGTATCAACAGCGTCGTAAAACATAACGGTCTGTTCTATGGTGGTGGTATGCATCAATTCTTACTTCAGCTTGGTGTTACCGCCTTTACGATTATCTTTGTCGTAATCATGGATATTATCATTATTAAAGTCTTAGAACTCTTCGTTCCAATCAGAGTATCCAAGTACATGGAAAAGATTGGTATGGATCCGTTAGAAAACAGTGAATCTGCTGACTACCTAGTTAACACGATTGACCCAACCTTCATTAAGGTCGCTCGTCAGCGTCAGCAGGCTCGTAAGGCTCATCAAAATAGTCAACACAAATAA